The following coding sequences are from one Verrucosispora sp. WMMD573 window:
- a CDS encoding replication-relaxation family protein translates to MPDDQRSRQSLRGDTLRPGGGPSPPLPRTPARRTTTTLADISARLQPRDRVIAFLLSDHTALTTDQIAAVLFDSPITCGHRLYTLRRMDFINRVLRAHPGQPTHVYWVPGRLSARLVALARGENPPTPKAVALAADRVLSDRTRRHTIETNQFFIDLLTRSRSHPQSRLTRWWSEQQTTAAFGRRIRPDGHGVWTTGHHHAGFWLEHDRGTEHHPRLRDKLEPYRRLRIDGGPDCTLLFSLPTRERERHFHHRLIDTAGRDHRIAAALATLTIATCARDRINGHGPAGPIWRLVGNGGHRLRLADLPTTDEEPGPLNPGPPTPDHDPLHELT, encoded by the coding sequence ATGCCCGATGATCAACGGTCCCGACAGTCCCTCCGGGGGGACACTCTCCGACCGGGGGGCGGCCCATCGCCCCCTCTCCCCCGCACACCGGCCCGACGTACGACAACGACCCTCGCCGACATCTCTGCCCGGCTGCAGCCCCGCGACCGGGTCATCGCCTTCCTCCTGTCCGACCACACCGCCCTCACCACCGACCAGATCGCCGCAGTGCTGTTCGACTCACCGATCACCTGCGGCCACCGCCTCTACACGCTGCGCCGCATGGACTTCATCAACCGCGTGCTGCGCGCCCACCCCGGCCAACCCACCCACGTCTACTGGGTACCCGGCCGACTGTCGGCCCGCCTGGTCGCCCTCGCCCGCGGCGAGAACCCACCCACCCCGAAAGCGGTCGCCCTCGCCGCCGACCGCGTCCTGTCCGACCGCACCCGCCGACACACCATCGAAACCAACCAGTTCTTCATCGACCTGCTCACCCGCAGCCGATCGCATCCACAGTCCCGGCTGACCCGCTGGTGGTCCGAACAGCAGACCACCGCCGCGTTCGGCCGCCGCATACGGCCAGACGGCCACGGCGTCTGGACCACCGGCCACCACCACGCCGGCTTCTGGCTCGAACACGACCGCGGCACCGAACACCACCCACGCCTACGCGACAAACTCGAGCCCTACCGCCGACTCCGCATCGACGGCGGACCCGACTGCACCCTGCTGTTCTCCCTACCCACCCGAGAACGCGAACGCCACTTCCACCACAGGCTGATCGACACCGCCGGCCGCGACCACCGCATCGCCGCCGCCCTAGCCACCCTCACCATCGCCACCTGCGCCCGCGACCGCATCAACGGCCACGGCCCCGCCGGCCCCATCTGGCGACTCGTCGGGAACGGAGGCCACCGGCTGCGCCTGGCCGACCTCCCCACCACCGACGAGGAACCCGGGCCGCTCAATCCCGGACCACCCACACCCGATCACGACCCGCTACACGAACTCACCTGA
- a CDS encoding DUF87 domain-containing protein — translation MTWLAPPVPAPTPSLLSSVTPTNPVAETIGAAVGWVVARPWLAAVAAAAAVVTVVAHGQLQAWRQRRWQRHAQQVTITPPPQVEPDSAARWWATCAEILRPAGWRRWLYGTPHVGYEYRWAGRQLTITIWLPGTVATGPVLAAIAGAWPGATTTTVDATEPIPTGILCEGRALAPTLPAWYPIVTDHDTDPLRPLISALSGLRDHEYACVQILARPAAPRQIRRLRAGTAALRTGQRTPGVLDPSAWLEELFGFLTPGPTRPTTGSRTTAYRPPAGDPERDRDARAAVDKLACGQLWETSIRYGIAHTNPRHAPQENLRVRLATLADGVASAYGLYTARQRLRRVRLTRPATVLANRPLRTGYLLGAAELAAVAALPCDVAVPGLLRARAKPMPMPVDVPTTGGRGVKQLGRAQIGGHAVGLPVVDARQHLHVLGSTGVGKSTLLVNMILDDVAAHRGVVVIDPKGDLVTDVLDRLDPNVADRVVLIDPDQAQGGYFNPLSGDDHDLAVDNVVSIFSKIFQRHWGPRIDDTLRVACLTLMRKANATLALVPPLLNDKQFRLAFTEGLDDPEGLLGYWTWYESMPPPVRAQVIGPVMARLRAFLLRDFPRRTLGTPRSSFDMGRLLNSGGILLARLPKGQLGEDTSRLMGSFVLARAWQAATARAKLPEHQRRDCTVVIDECHNFLNLPGSVDDMLAEARGYRMSLILAHQDLAQLPRPTQLALSANARNKITFNVAPEDAHQMARHMFPELSDHDLSHLDAYQAAARLVIGNRETAAFTLHTRPARPITGAADQIRAACATASGGAGDPTAIEQLATRLATRADTHRRR, via the coding sequence GTGACCTGGCTCGCCCCACCCGTCCCAGCGCCCACCCCTTCGCTGCTGTCGTCGGTCACGCCGACCAACCCGGTCGCCGAGACGATCGGCGCCGCGGTCGGGTGGGTGGTGGCCCGGCCGTGGCTCGCCGCCGTCGCCGCCGCGGCAGCTGTGGTCACGGTCGTCGCCCACGGCCAGCTGCAAGCCTGGCGGCAGCGACGCTGGCAGCGCCACGCCCAGCAGGTCACCATCACCCCACCGCCGCAGGTGGAGCCGGACAGCGCGGCGAGGTGGTGGGCGACCTGCGCCGAGATCCTGCGGCCGGCCGGCTGGCGACGGTGGCTCTACGGCACCCCGCACGTCGGCTACGAGTACCGGTGGGCGGGCCGGCAGCTGACCATCACCATCTGGCTGCCCGGCACCGTCGCCACTGGCCCGGTCCTCGCCGCGATCGCTGGCGCCTGGCCCGGCGCCACCACCACGACCGTCGACGCCACAGAACCCATCCCTACCGGCATCCTCTGCGAGGGCCGCGCCCTAGCACCAACCCTGCCGGCGTGGTACCCGATCGTCACCGACCACGACACCGACCCGCTACGCCCTCTGATCTCCGCGCTGTCGGGGCTGCGCGACCACGAGTACGCCTGCGTGCAGATCCTCGCCCGCCCCGCCGCACCCCGACAGATCCGCCGGCTGCGCGCCGGCACCGCGGCACTACGCACCGGTCAGCGCACCCCCGGTGTCCTCGACCCGTCGGCCTGGTTGGAAGAGCTGTTCGGTTTCCTCACGCCCGGCCCGACCCGCCCCACGACGGGCAGCCGGACCACCGCCTACCGGCCGCCGGCCGGCGACCCGGAACGAGACCGCGACGCCCGCGCCGCCGTGGACAAGCTGGCCTGCGGCCAGCTGTGGGAAACGTCCATCCGCTACGGCATCGCCCACACCAACCCCCGCCACGCCCCGCAGGAGAACCTGCGGGTCCGGTTGGCGACCCTCGCCGACGGCGTCGCCTCGGCCTACGGCCTCTACACCGCCCGGCAGCGGCTGCGTCGCGTCCGCCTCACCCGCCCCGCCACGGTGCTGGCGAACCGGCCACTGCGTACCGGCTACCTGCTCGGCGCCGCTGAACTCGCCGCCGTGGCCGCCCTGCCCTGCGACGTGGCGGTGCCCGGTCTGCTGCGGGCCCGCGCCAAGCCGATGCCGATGCCGGTCGACGTGCCCACCACCGGCGGCCGAGGCGTCAAACAGCTCGGCCGGGCGCAGATCGGCGGCCACGCCGTCGGGCTGCCCGTGGTCGACGCCCGCCAACACCTCCACGTCCTTGGCTCCACCGGCGTCGGGAAGAGCACCCTGTTGGTCAACATGATCCTCGACGACGTCGCCGCTCACCGCGGTGTCGTCGTCATCGACCCCAAAGGCGACCTGGTCACCGACGTCCTCGACCGGCTCGACCCGAACGTCGCCGACCGGGTCGTGCTCATCGACCCAGACCAGGCCCAGGGCGGCTACTTCAACCCGCTGTCCGGCGACGACCACGATCTCGCCGTGGACAACGTCGTCTCCATCTTCTCCAAAATCTTCCAACGGCACTGGGGGCCCCGCATCGACGACACCCTGCGCGTGGCCTGCCTGACCCTGATGCGCAAGGCCAACGCCACCCTCGCCCTGGTCCCGCCGCTGCTCAACGACAAACAGTTCCGCCTCGCGTTCACCGAAGGCCTCGACGACCCGGAAGGACTCCTCGGCTACTGGACCTGGTACGAGTCCATGCCCCCACCCGTGCGGGCGCAGGTCATCGGCCCCGTCATGGCCCGCCTACGCGCGTTCCTGCTGCGGGACTTCCCCCGCCGCACCCTCGGCACCCCACGCTCATCATTCGACATGGGACGGCTACTCAACAGCGGCGGGATCCTGCTCGCCCGCCTGCCCAAAGGGCAACTCGGCGAGGACACCTCCCGCCTGATGGGCTCCTTTGTCCTGGCCCGCGCCTGGCAGGCCGCCACCGCCCGCGCGAAACTCCCCGAACACCAACGACGCGACTGCACCGTCGTGATCGACGAATGCCACAACTTCCTGAACCTGCCCGGCTCCGTCGACGACATGCTCGCCGAAGCCCGCGGCTACCGGATGAGCCTCATCCTGGCCCACCAGGACCTCGCCCAACTACCCCGCCCCACCCAACTCGCCCTGTCCGCGAACGCCCGCAACAAAATCACCTTCAACGTGGCACCCGAAGACGCCCACCAGATGGCCCGGCACATGTTCCCCGAACTGTCCGACCACGACCTCAGCCACCTCGACGCCTACCAGGCCGCCGCCCGCCTCGTGATCGGCAACCGGGAAACCGCCGCGTTCACCCTGCACACCCGACCAGCTCGCCCCATCACCGGCGCGGCCGACCAGATCCGCGCCGCCTGCGCCACGGCCAGCGGCGGCGCAGGCGACCCCACCGCGATCGAGCAACTCGCCACACGGCTGGCCACCCGGGCCGACACCCACCGCCGCCGGTGA
- a CDS encoding tyrosine-type recombinase/integrase: MGLAVVRSLDAPRRLSTHTDVEDFEQELVDQYLLAAVGSGSADSTVAADRSVLFEFIRFLGRPVWTARPSDADRFLAEQRRSGLARLTVQHKAWALAHFFEFLLVRYEGDIHRLTGVVVEQVIDEFNRPARADYGSIRVPPSSDEVERLFAMWRQWLPQARKFLPAARDYLAASLWRRVGLRITETCMLDIRDWRRDLGEYGCLDVRFGKGSRGRGAKTRLVPAINSVGELLDWWMVEVRHQFGGDYTNPDAPLLPAERKPDPLTGCCPRAGVQTLRDGLAAAVNRGLADWQGRLTPHMLRHFCASSLYAQGLDVKAIQELLGHSWLSTTTRYIHVPTEHVTQAWKISNQRTAARLGQLGG, encoded by the coding sequence ATGGGCTTGGCGGTGGTGCGATCGCTGGACGCTCCGCGGCGCCTGTCGACTCACACTGACGTCGAGGACTTCGAGCAGGAGCTGGTGGATCAGTACCTGTTGGCTGCGGTGGGCTCGGGGTCCGCAGACAGCACGGTGGCGGCGGACCGGTCGGTGTTGTTCGAGTTCATCAGGTTCTTGGGTCGCCCGGTCTGGACCGCGCGGCCGAGTGACGCGGACCGGTTCCTGGCCGAGCAGCGCCGGTCGGGGCTCGCGCGGTTGACGGTGCAGCACAAGGCGTGGGCGTTGGCTCATTTCTTCGAGTTCCTTCTCGTGCGGTACGAGGGCGACATCCATCGGTTGACCGGTGTCGTGGTCGAGCAGGTGATCGACGAGTTCAATCGGCCGGCCCGGGCGGACTACGGATCGATCCGGGTGCCGCCGAGCAGTGATGAGGTGGAGCGGCTGTTCGCCATGTGGCGGCAGTGGCTGCCGCAGGCCCGCAAGTTCTTGCCGGCGGCGCGGGACTATCTGGCCGCCTCGTTGTGGCGGCGGGTCGGGCTGCGAATCACCGAGACGTGCATGCTCGACATCCGCGACTGGCGTCGTGATCTGGGTGAGTACGGCTGCCTCGACGTGCGGTTCGGCAAGGGCAGCCGGGGTCGTGGCGCCAAGACGCGGCTGGTCCCGGCGATTAACTCGGTGGGGGAACTGCTGGACTGGTGGATGGTCGAGGTGCGCCATCAGTTCGGCGGCGACTACACCAACCCGGACGCTCCGTTGCTACCCGCCGAGCGCAAGCCGGACCCACTGACCGGGTGCTGTCCACGCGCGGGTGTGCAGACGCTACGCGACGGGCTGGCAGCCGCGGTGAACCGTGGGCTCGCGGACTGGCAAGGCCGGCTGACCCCGCACATGCTGCGGCACTTCTGCGCGTCGTCGCTCTACGCCCAAGGCTTGGACGTCAAGGCAATCCAGGAGCTGCTGGGGCATTCGTGGTTGTCCACGACGACCCGTTACATCCACGTCCCGACTGAGCACGTGACACAGGCATGGAAGATCAGTAACCAGCGCACGGCGGCGCGTCTGGGACAGCTCGGAGGGTGA
- a CDS encoding helix-turn-helix transcriptional regulator: MQWNLRMRAAQAGIWKSTEMRRRLAEHGLEISAGKMSALWTGAPTTIRLDDLDVICVVLGCTPTDLLICEPDKVAARRPAQASTGAGPQPSPRLGRHTSVPPA; this comes from the coding sequence ATGCAGTGGAACCTGCGGATGCGCGCGGCGCAGGCCGGGATCTGGAAGTCCACCGAGATGCGCCGCCGGTTGGCTGAGCACGGCCTGGAGATCAGCGCCGGCAAGATGTCAGCGTTGTGGACGGGCGCACCGACCACGATCCGCCTGGACGACCTGGACGTGATCTGCGTGGTGCTCGGCTGCACCCCGACGGACCTGCTGATCTGCGAGCCGGACAAGGTCGCCGCCCGCCGCCCGGCCCAAGCCTCGACCGGCGCAGGGCCGCAGCCGAGTCCTCGGCTTGGGCGTCACACGTCGGTGCCGCCCGCGTGA
- a CDS encoding conjugal transfer protein TraC, translated as MRLRTVLRALLPTRTPQPTAPSAGSQVDVLAALIGPASVEVTPRYLKVGDGYTSTLLVNGYPAEVGAGWLSPLTGWPGRADVVIHIEPLDPQVAASRLRRQRARLESSRRSDAEHGRLDDPSTEAAAADAAELADRVARGASRLFRVAHYVAVHATSLAELTESVAHVRATAASVMLDTVAATWRQLPAWTSTLPLGVDSIGMRRVFDTDSLAAGMPLASADLPAPLPGDPPTASGVLYGLNTATNGIVWHDRWAADNHNSVVLARSGAGKSYMIKLETLRSLYDGVQVHVIDPEDEYRRLAEAVGGAVINLGAPDVRLNPFDIAADDRRPDARTRRALFAHTLAHVLLGAGQDGGMHPAERAAFDRAVNTAYLEAGVTNDPATWGRPAPLLRDVAAALAADGSPPAVTLAARLSPWTTGSFSHLFAGATTTHPVGHLVVWSTRHLADELRPAGMLLALDAIWRIVDAPPAAGPTGDPRRLVIVDEAWTLLRDGEGVRFLNRLAKAARKRRAGLSVITQDAADLLGSDLGQAVIANSATQVLMRQAPQAIAAVADSFHLTGGEARMLLSAQRGEGLLLSGANRVASHAVSSYREHELCITDPEFVATLPDFGGNSEVDDL; from the coding sequence ATGAGGCTCCGCACCGTGTTGCGCGCTCTGCTTCCCACCCGCACACCCCAGCCGACGGCGCCGTCGGCAGGGTCGCAGGTCGACGTGCTGGCCGCGTTGATCGGCCCGGCCAGCGTCGAGGTGACCCCCCGCTACCTGAAGGTCGGCGACGGCTACACCTCGACGCTGCTGGTCAACGGCTATCCGGCGGAGGTCGGCGCGGGCTGGCTGTCCCCGCTGACCGGCTGGCCGGGCCGCGCCGACGTCGTTATCCACATCGAACCGCTCGATCCGCAGGTGGCCGCGTCCCGGCTGCGCCGCCAGCGTGCCCGCCTCGAATCCTCCCGACGCTCGGATGCCGAGCACGGCCGTCTCGACGACCCGAGCACCGAGGCCGCCGCCGCGGACGCCGCGGAGCTGGCCGACCGGGTGGCCCGGGGTGCGAGCCGTCTGTTCCGGGTCGCGCACTACGTCGCCGTGCACGCGACGAGTTTGGCGGAGTTGACCGAGTCGGTGGCGCATGTGCGGGCCACCGCCGCCTCAGTCATGCTCGACACGGTTGCGGCGACCTGGCGGCAGCTTCCGGCGTGGACGTCCACCCTGCCGCTCGGGGTGGACAGCATCGGGATGCGGCGGGTCTTCGACACCGACAGCCTCGCCGCCGGTATGCCGCTGGCCTCCGCTGACCTTCCCGCGCCGCTGCCCGGGGATCCGCCCACCGCCTCCGGTGTCCTGTACGGGTTGAACACCGCGACCAACGGGATCGTGTGGCACGACCGGTGGGCCGCCGACAACCACAACAGTGTGGTGCTGGCCCGCTCCGGCGCGGGCAAAAGCTACATGATCAAACTGGAGACGTTGCGGAGCCTGTATGACGGGGTGCAGGTCCACGTCATCGACCCGGAGGACGAGTACCGGCGGCTCGCCGAGGCGGTCGGCGGCGCCGTGATCAACCTCGGCGCCCCCGACGTGCGGCTCAACCCGTTCGACATCGCCGCCGACGATCGGCGCCCGGACGCGCGTACCCGGCGGGCTCTGTTCGCCCACACCCTGGCCCACGTGCTCCTCGGCGCCGGGCAGGACGGTGGCATGCATCCGGCCGAACGTGCCGCCTTCGACCGGGCCGTCAACACCGCCTACCTGGAGGCGGGGGTCACCAACGACCCGGCCACGTGGGGGCGGCCGGCTCCGTTGCTGCGTGATGTGGCCGCCGCCCTGGCCGCCGACGGCTCGCCGCCGGCGGTCACTCTCGCTGCCCGGCTGTCGCCGTGGACGACCGGCAGTTTCAGTCACCTGTTCGCCGGAGCCACCACCACCCACCCTGTCGGGCATCTGGTGGTGTGGTCGACCCGCCACCTCGCCGACGAGCTGCGCCCCGCCGGGATGCTCCTGGCGTTGGACGCGATCTGGCGGATCGTGGACGCCCCACCCGCCGCCGGCCCGACCGGGGACCCGCGGCGGCTGGTCATCGTCGACGAAGCCTGGACGTTGTTGCGCGACGGTGAGGGCGTGCGGTTCCTGAACCGGCTGGCGAAAGCGGCCCGCAAACGCCGCGCCGGCCTCTCCGTGATCACCCAGGACGCCGCCGACCTGCTCGGCTCCGACCTCGGCCAGGCCGTCATCGCCAACAGCGCCACCCAGGTGCTGATGCGCCAAGCCCCGCAGGCCATCGCCGCCGTCGCCGACAGCTTCCACCTCACCGGCGGGGAAGCACGGATGCTGCTGTCCGCCCAACGCGGCGAAGGACTCCTGCTCTCCGGTGCCAACCGGGTGGCCAGCCACGCCGTGTCCTCCTACCGAGAACACGAGCTGTGCATCACTGACCCGGAGTTCGTCGCAACTTTGCCGGATTTTGGCGGGAACTCCGAGGTCGACGACCTGTGA
- a CDS encoding PrgI family protein produces the protein MPDVDLRARIPADIEAPDRLLYQLSPRQVAILATAAAVAYLLWRALLGHVPMPILLAALIPLLGAATVLALGRRDGLGLDAWLLAAIRGARTPRRQVPSPGGKAPRWAPSPVGVEGDLTPPAMLRLPARAIAANGVVDLGGTSAALVAVTTVNLGLRTPAEQAALVGAYARWLNSLTAPVQIVVSTQPVDLAGHAQRIADAADLLPHPALADAAADYAEFLLDVEQERQPLWRTVTIVHTATGARRDTDVLRAAEHTATALQGVGAATRVLDGPAVAAVLAAAVDPYTLPLSGERALPDEPVTGGQR, from the coding sequence ATGCCTGATGTTGATCTTCGTGCTCGTATTCCGGCGGACATTGAGGCCCCGGATCGTCTGCTCTACCAGCTGAGCCCGCGGCAGGTGGCCATCCTGGCCACCGCTGCCGCGGTGGCGTACCTGCTGTGGCGGGCGCTGCTGGGCCATGTGCCGATGCCGATCCTCCTTGCCGCCTTGATCCCGCTGCTCGGCGCCGCCACGGTCCTGGCGTTGGGTCGCCGTGACGGGCTGGGCCTAGACGCGTGGCTCCTCGCGGCGATCCGAGGCGCCCGCACCCCGCGCCGGCAGGTCCCCTCCCCCGGCGGGAAGGCGCCGCGGTGGGCGCCGAGCCCGGTCGGGGTCGAGGGAGACCTGACGCCGCCGGCGATGTTGCGGCTGCCGGCGCGGGCGATCGCCGCCAACGGGGTGGTGGACCTGGGCGGGACCAGCGCCGCCCTGGTCGCGGTGACCACGGTGAACCTGGGTTTGCGGACGCCGGCGGAGCAGGCGGCGCTGGTCGGCGCTTACGCCCGCTGGTTGAACAGTCTGACCGCGCCGGTGCAGATCGTGGTGTCCACCCAGCCGGTGGACCTGGCCGGGCATGCGCAGCGCATCGCCGACGCCGCCGATCTGCTGCCTCATCCGGCGTTGGCGGACGCCGCCGCCGACTACGCCGAGTTTCTCCTCGACGTGGAGCAGGAGCGGCAGCCGCTGTGGCGAACGGTGACCATCGTGCACACCGCCACCGGGGCGCGCCGCGACACCGATGTGCTGCGGGCCGCCGAGCACACGGCCACCGCGTTGCAGGGTGTGGGCGCGGCCACCCGGGTCTTGGACGGGCCGGCGGTCGCCGCCGTGCTCGCCGCCGCGGTCGACCCCTACACCCTCCCGTTGTCCGGGGAGCGGGCGTTGCCGGACGAGCCGGTCACGGGAGGGCAACGATGA
- a CDS encoding pilin encodes MRRVLSRLFLSTVIVAAVVAGTAGAAQAGPPELLAVNSLDTVINNLIAWIVGILVGVATLFLTYGGALYLMAGGDPGQVEKAKGALKGAATGYGLAVLAPVLMSILRGILGTN; translated from the coding sequence ATGCGCCGTGTCCTGTCCCGTCTGTTCCTGTCCACCGTGATCGTCGCCGCCGTTGTCGCCGGCACGGCCGGTGCGGCTCAGGCTGGGCCGCCAGAACTGCTGGCGGTCAACAGCCTGGACACCGTCATCAACAACCTCATCGCCTGGATCGTCGGCATCCTCGTCGGCGTCGCCACGCTGTTCCTCACCTACGGCGGTGCCCTGTATCTGATGGCCGGCGGTGACCCCGGTCAGGTGGAGAAGGCCAAGGGCGCGCTGAAGGGCGCCGCAACCGGCTACGGCCTGGCGGTGCTCGCGCCGGTGCTGATGAGCATCCTGCGCGGCATCCTCGGGACGAACTGA
- a CDS encoding DUF5954 family protein, whose product MAHHDKWVPEHLLITVEQQDDPVSAVSEDDARRRSVAYPTLMWSAPVFGCAEEVDGRWRIVRLDADEPQHARDSLASHFRKLFSETPPTAENAAARAAYETAYEILDWEPVNELTVSGRRYRIIRAQPFIRMGPDGPEPPRPTDADPYPPGEAERTTSPMGGFVIDPAAGTGLTDALVRMELVSASYPATSFPADVYADSCRALVTHPNVVLLPVGFTVGEHVDGKWRPRSFTTYPTPQAARDAKSFAIADIPRDANTPIEEFMAAYAHARAAHRPPRTDDFEVGGVRCRVTRVETFIRYGPDGPEGPRPSDHDPLPPPASQVEQLRAQGLMPEPD is encoded by the coding sequence ATGGCCCATCACGACAAGTGGGTGCCTGAGCACCTGCTGATCACCGTCGAGCAGCAGGACGATCCCGTGTCGGCGGTGTCCGAGGACGATGCCCGACGCCGCTCGGTCGCCTATCCCACACTGATGTGGAGCGCGCCGGTCTTCGGCTGTGCCGAGGAGGTCGACGGCCGGTGGCGGATCGTGCGACTTGACGCCGACGAGCCGCAGCATGCCCGCGACAGCCTCGCGTCGCACTTCCGAAAACTGTTCAGCGAGACGCCGCCGACCGCCGAGAACGCGGCCGCGCGGGCCGCGTACGAGACGGCGTACGAGATCCTCGACTGGGAGCCGGTCAACGAGCTGACCGTCAGTGGCCGTCGTTACCGGATCATCCGGGCGCAGCCGTTCATCCGGATGGGACCGGACGGACCGGAGCCGCCCCGGCCCACCGACGCCGACCCGTACCCGCCGGGCGAGGCGGAGCGGACCACGTCGCCGATGGGCGGATTCGTCATCGACCCGGCCGCTGGCACCGGGCTCACCGACGCCCTCGTGCGGATGGAACTGGTCTCGGCGTCCTACCCGGCGACGTCCTTCCCCGCCGACGTGTACGCCGACTCTTGCCGGGCGCTGGTGACGCACCCGAACGTGGTGCTGCTCCCGGTCGGCTTCACCGTCGGGGAACACGTCGACGGCAAGTGGCGACCCCGGTCGTTCACCACGTACCCGACGCCGCAGGCCGCCCGTGACGCGAAGTCCTTCGCCATCGCCGACATTCCACGCGACGCCAACACCCCGATCGAAGAGTTCATGGCGGCTTACGCGCACGCCCGCGCGGCACACCGTCCGCCACGCACCGACGACTTCGAGGTGGGTGGTGTGCGGTGCCGGGTGACCCGGGTCGAAACCTTCATCCGGTACGGCCCGGACGGTCCGGAAGGACCCCGCCCCTCAGACCACGACCCGCTGCCACCGCCGGCCAGTCAGGTCGAACAACTCCGCGCGCAGGGCCTGATGCCCGAACCAGACTGA
- a CDS encoding SDR family NAD(P)-dependent oxidoreductase, whose product MNSAEVEQTLRVLGEIRAMPVDDPIRQRVQRAVDGLLKDAQRQRRADRRRKTAAADRAVVADAATAAVDRAEGVPVAEPTELPDPDGVGRTRRDRRCYACRDRFRSVDAFYHALCPACADLHRRHRHARTDLTGRRAVVTGGRVKIGYQTALKLLRDGATVTIVTRFPADAARRYAHQPDATDWLASLRVIGADLRDPRQVLDVAQRLADDAPRLDILINNAAQTVRRPDWAYQPLIAAELHAAPTAVAIESATGFRPGAAPPDWSMRLAALPETPRHELTSIIDATGALVVPGTTNSWTATIGQIDPVELLEVQLVNVVAPFLLLDRLRPALTAPGSENRYVINVTGREGWFSEDSTGPTRHPHTSISKAALNMLTRVGAPDLARRHVHMCAVDTGWITDENPTTIKAHRAATGWQPPLDVTDAAARIYHPIINGETGTPLHGVLLKNYTVVPW is encoded by the coding sequence ATGAACAGCGCCGAGGTCGAGCAAACCCTTCGGGTGCTCGGCGAGATCCGCGCCATGCCCGTCGACGACCCGATCCGGCAACGAGTCCAACGCGCCGTCGACGGGCTACTCAAGGACGCGCAGCGCCAACGCCGCGCTGATCGACGGCGCAAGACCGCCGCCGCTGACCGGGCCGTGGTCGCCGACGCCGCCACCGCCGCCGTAGACCGCGCCGAAGGCGTACCGGTCGCTGAACCCACCGAGCTGCCCGACCCGGACGGTGTCGGACGTACCCGGCGGGACCGTCGCTGCTACGCCTGCCGCGACCGGTTCCGCAGCGTCGACGCCTTCTACCACGCGCTCTGCCCCGCCTGCGCGGACCTGCACCGGCGACACCGGCACGCCCGCACCGACCTGACCGGCCGCCGCGCCGTGGTCACCGGAGGCCGGGTCAAAATCGGCTACCAGACCGCGCTGAAACTACTCCGCGACGGCGCCACCGTCACCATCGTGACCCGATTCCCCGCCGACGCCGCCCGCCGCTACGCCCACCAACCCGACGCCACCGACTGGCTCGCCTCGCTGCGCGTCATCGGCGCAGACCTACGCGACCCCCGCCAGGTCCTCGACGTCGCCCAACGACTGGCCGACGACGCACCCCGACTCGACATCCTCATCAACAACGCCGCCCAGACCGTACGCCGGCCGGACTGGGCCTACCAGCCGCTCATCGCCGCAGAGCTGCACGCCGCACCCACCGCAGTCGCCATCGAATCCGCGACCGGATTCCGACCCGGCGCCGCACCACCCGACTGGAGCATGCGGCTCGCCGCGCTCCCGGAAACACCCCGCCACGAGCTGACCTCCATCATCGACGCCACCGGCGCGCTCGTCGTCCCCGGCACCACGAACTCCTGGACCGCCACCATCGGCCAGATCGACCCCGTCGAACTACTCGAAGTACAACTCGTCAACGTCGTCGCACCGTTCCTCCTGCTCGACCGGCTCCGCCCCGCCCTGACCGCACCCGGATCCGAGAACCGGTACGTGATCAACGTGACCGGCCGCGAAGGCTGGTTCTCCGAAGACAGCACCGGCCCCACCCGACACCCCCACACCAGCATCAGCAAAGCCGCCCTCAACATGCTCACCCGCGTCGGCGCACCCGACCTCGCCCGCCGCCACGTCCATATGTGCGCCGTCGACACCGGCTGGATCACCGACGAGAACCCCACCACCATCAAAGCCCACCGCGCCGCCACCGGCTGGCAACCACCACTGGACGTCACCGACGCCGCAGCCCGCATCTACCACCCCATCATCAACGGCGAAACCGGCACCCCACTACACGGCGTCCTACTCAAGAACTACACCGTCGTCCCCTGGTAG